The Sphingobium amiense genomic interval CGCGCCGATCGCCCGTGGCACTGGCGCAGGCTCCGGCAGCGGATCGAGCAGCAACCCGGTTGCGCCGAGCCGTCAGGGCAAGAAGGCCATGACGGGCTATTTCAGCCCGGAAATGTCCTTCGCCATGCACATGACCGCCCGCAAGCACGGCATGAGCCTACAGGACGCGATGGCCGAGGCGTTCAACGACTGGCTTCGCAAGATGGGGGAAAGCCCTGTAGGCAAGTGAG includes:
- a CDS encoding ribbon-helix-helix domain-containing protein, with the protein product MSRKGSLLALRDRDAAPAPAMVEPEGRAAAPIARGTGAGSGSGSSSNPVAPSRQGKKAMTGYFSPEMSFAMHMTARKHGMSLQDAMAEAFNDWLRKMGESPVGK